In Acidobacteriota bacterium, a single window of DNA contains:
- a CDS encoding 2-oxoisovalerate dehydrogenase, whose translation MTDNPSAESRARPAEIIFEVTEAVEGGYDAKALGYSIYTQGENWDDLKEMARDAVLCHFDEDGAPRVIRLHLVRDEAIAV comes from the coding sequence GTGACTGACAATCCATCGGCAGAGTCGCGGGCGCGGCCAGCGGAGATCATCTTCGAGGTCACGGAAGCGGTCGAAGGCGGATACGACGCCAAAGCGCTCGGCTACAGTATCTACACGCAGGGAGAGAACTGGGACGATCTGAAGGAAATGGCGAGAGACGCCGTGCTCTGCCACTTCGATGAGGACGGGGCACCACGCGTGATCCGCCTGCACCTGGTCCGGGACGAGGCCATCGCGGTATGA
- a CDS encoding type II toxin-antitoxin system HicA family toxin, producing the protein MKLPRDLSGTEVARRLARHYGYRVTRTRGSHMTVTLTARGEDHQVTVPRHRDVRIGTLNAIIADVAAFLGLPKQAVCDTLFG; encoded by the coding sequence ATGAAGCTGCCTCGCGACCTCTCGGGCACCGAGGTCGCCCGGCGGCTCGCCCGTCACTACGGCTACCGCGTGACTCGGACCCGGGGCAGTCACATGACCGTGACGCTGACGGCACGAGGCGAGGATCATCAGGTGACCGTACCGCGGCATCGGGACGTACGTATCGGCACGCTGAACGCGATCATCGCCGATGTGGCGGCGTTCCTCGGCTTGCCCAAGCAGGCAGTATGCGACACCCTCTTCGGTTGA
- a CDS encoding ATP-binding protein, which yields MDASRPERRYRRRFFTTAGPVKPARHYCVPPLDRLDLDDVLALVGDEKYFVLHAPRQTGKTSALLALRDRLNADGYRCVYVNIEVAQTAREDVGRAMRTVLGRLASQARMTLGDEFLDGVFRDLLARYAPDEVLLEALTRWAGADETPLVLLIDEIDMLIGDSLLAVLRQLRTGYHQRPRGFPQSVVLCGVRDVRDYRIHSGSANAIIAGGSAFNVKAASLRLGDFSRDEVLALLGQHTAETGQAFTAEALELVWEQTLGQPWLVNALADDACFRDKAGRDRSRAIDAEALRAAQERLILRRATHLDQLADKLREDRVRRVIEPLLSGAEARTFTDRDLEYIRDLGLLARDRPVRIANPIYAEVVPRELTWVVQEEFDQETAWYVDTDGGLNVAALVAAFQTFFREHSEHWSKRFQYQEAWPQLLLQAFLQRVVNSGGRIEREYGLGRGRTDLLIVWPRDPRGSERGPRDGPSHAGGGTARRVDKIVIECKLLHGSLERTIAEGLEQTAAYMDRCAAQEGHLVIIDRDAEGRSWDEKVFRHRKTSRQGVVIDVWGM from the coding sequence ATGGATGCCTCGCGGCCCGAGCGACGCTACCGCAGGCGCTTCTTCACCACGGCCGGTCCCGTAAAGCCCGCCCGGCACTACTGCGTTCCGCCGCTGGACCGGCTCGATCTGGACGACGTGCTCGCGCTGGTCGGGGACGAGAAGTACTTCGTGCTGCACGCACCCCGCCAGACGGGGAAGACCTCGGCCCTGCTGGCGCTGCGGGACCGGCTGAATGCCGACGGCTACCGGTGCGTGTACGTCAACATCGAGGTCGCGCAGACGGCCCGCGAGGACGTCGGACGGGCCATGCGCACGGTGCTCGGCCGGCTGGCGTCCCAGGCGCGGATGACCCTGGGCGACGAGTTCCTGGACGGCGTCTTTCGGGATCTGCTGGCGCGATACGCGCCGGACGAGGTGCTGCTGGAGGCGTTGACGCGCTGGGCTGGGGCCGACGAGACACCGCTGGTGCTGCTGATCGACGAGATCGACATGCTGATCGGCGATTCGCTGCTGGCCGTGCTGCGGCAGTTGCGGACCGGATACCACCAGCGTCCGCGCGGCTTTCCGCAGAGCGTGGTCTTGTGCGGGGTCCGGGACGTGCGGGACTACCGGATCCATTCCGGCTCGGCGAACGCGATCATCGCCGGGGGCAGCGCGTTCAACGTCAAGGCGGCGTCCTTGCGGCTGGGGGACTTCTCGCGGGACGAGGTCCTGGCCCTGCTCGGGCAGCACACGGCGGAGACGGGACAGGCGTTCACGGCCGAGGCCCTGGAACTCGTGTGGGAGCAGACGCTGGGGCAGCCATGGCTGGTGAACGCGCTGGCGGATGACGCCTGCTTCCGGGACAAGGCGGGACGGGACCGGTCGCGGGCCATCGACGCGGAGGCGCTCCGGGCGGCGCAGGAGCGGCTCATTCTGCGGCGGGCGACGCACCTGGACCAGTTGGCGGACAAGCTGAGAGAGGACCGCGTGCGCCGGGTGATCGAGCCGCTGCTGAGTGGGGCGGAGGCGCGGACCTTCACCGACCGCGACCTGGAGTACATCCGGGACCTCGGCCTCCTCGCGCGGGACAGGCCGGTGCGCATCGCGAACCCAATCTATGCCGAGGTGGTACCGCGCGAGCTGACCTGGGTGGTCCAGGAGGAATTCGACCAGGAGACGGCATGGTACGTCGACACCGACGGCGGACTGAACGTCGCCGCGCTCGTGGCGGCGTTCCAGACGTTCTTCCGGGAGCACTCGGAGCACTGGTCGAAACGGTTCCAGTATCAGGAGGCGTGGCCGCAGTTGCTGCTGCAGGCGTTCCTGCAGCGCGTGGTCAACAGCGGCGGGCGCATCGAGCGGGAGTACGGCCTGGGACGGGGCCGCACGGACCTGCTGATCGTCTGGCCGCGCGACCCCCGTGGGTCGGAGCGCGGTCCACGCGATGGACCTTCCCACGCCGGCGGCGGGACAGCCCGGCGCGTCGACAAGATCGTGATCGAGTGCAAGCTGCTGCACGGCAGCCTGGAACGAACCATCGCGGAGGGCCTGGAGCAGACCGCGGCCTACATGGACCGCTGCGCGGCGCAGGAAGGGCACCTGGTGATCATCGACCGCGACGCCGAGGGCCGGAGTTGGGACGAGAAGGTATTTCGCCACCGGAAGACGTCACGTCAAGGTGTCGTCATCGACGTCTGGGGCATGTGA
- a CDS encoding PQQ-dependent sugar dehydrogenase has product MIRTAVACVAVAWVLAGSQTVAQEVRRSAHHDFRAVTVADGLDVPWSVAWLPDGDMLVTERPGRLRIVRDGTLLPDPVPGVPEVFARGQGGLFDVLPHPGFATNRLLYLSYARPKGEGSTTTVVRGRLENDRFTDLEDVFESQSQGRGHYGGRLAWDGDGYLFVSVGDRMARTSGDLPAHPAQDLSNHHGVTARLHDDGRVPDDNPFVGRGGVLPEIWSYGHRNPQGLLVHPETGELWANEHGPQGGDELNLIRPGLNYGWPVVGYGVNYGSGTAIHAGTRGEGMESPAHFWVPSIATSGLLLYTGDRFPAWKGSFFVGGMAGQQLARLTPSVDRPGQIEQEETLAYGIGRVRDVRQGPDGYIYLAVEQRGRPGQVVRLEPVARR; this is encoded by the coding sequence ATGATCCGCACAGCCGTCGCTTGCGTCGCCGTGGCGTGGGTGCTCGCCGGAAGCCAGACCGTCGCGCAGGAAGTGCGGCGGTCGGCCCATCACGACTTTCGCGCCGTGACCGTGGCTGACGGTCTCGACGTGCCCTGGTCCGTCGCGTGGCTGCCGGACGGCGACATGCTGGTGACCGAGCGTCCGGGACGTCTGCGCATCGTGCGTGACGGGACGTTGCTGCCCGACCCGGTTCCCGGTGTTCCGGAGGTGTTCGCGAGGGGGCAGGGAGGCTTGTTCGACGTGCTGCCGCACCCTGGCTTCGCGACCAACCGCCTGCTGTATCTGAGCTACGCGCGGCCGAAGGGAGAAGGCTCGACCACAACGGTCGTCAGAGGTCGGCTCGAGAACGACAGGTTCACCGACCTCGAAGACGTCTTCGAGTCGCAGTCGCAGGGGCGCGGCCACTACGGGGGGCGGCTCGCCTGGGACGGCGACGGCTACCTGTTCGTCTCGGTGGGCGATCGGATGGCGCGCACGTCGGGAGACCTGCCGGCGCACCCTGCACAGGACCTGTCGAACCATCACGGGGTCACGGCTCGTCTCCATGACGACGGCCGGGTGCCGGACGACAACCCGTTCGTGGGGCGGGGCGGCGTCCTGCCCGAGATCTGGAGCTACGGACACCGGAACCCGCAGGGGCTGCTCGTGCACCCGGAGACCGGCGAGCTGTGGGCCAACGAGCATGGTCCGCAAGGTGGCGACGAGCTCAACCTGATACGGCCCGGGCTGAACTACGGGTGGCCGGTGGTCGGCTACGGCGTCAACTACGGCAGCGGGACGGCGATCCACGCCGGGACGCGCGGCGAGGGCATGGAATCGCCGGCGCACTTCTGGGTCCCCTCGATCGCCACCTCCGGCCTGCTGTTGTACACGGGCGACCGGTTCCCGGCATGGAAGGGCAGCTTCTTCGTCGGCGGGATGGCCGGCCAGCAGCTCGCGCGCCTCACGCCGAGCGTCGATCGGCCGGGCCAAATCGAGCAGGAAGAGACGTTGGCCTACGGGATTGGCCGAGTGCGGGACGTCCGGCAGGGGCCGGACGGCTACATCTACTTGGCGGTCGAGCAGCGCGGCCGGCCGGGTCAAGTCGTGCGGCTCGAACCGGTAGCGCGCCGGTAG